A single genomic interval of Celeribacter indicus harbors:
- a CDS encoding sugar ABC transporter permease has protein sequence MTTADQAKTQDSGAGAGKSAFSRLELDMRLMGMVGAFVLIALTFNFFTDGRFITPRNVFNLTVQTISVAIMATGMVFVIVTRHIDLSVGAILAISSAIGAMVQARWLPQVVGLDYGNPMIAPLAVLACLAVGTLIGAFNGWLVGYQGIPAFIVTLGGLLVWRYVGWYVTDGQTIAPLDQNYRILGGADGTLGVTLSWVVGALASAGAVWAIWNARQSRKRHQFPTKPLWAEFTLAGLAIAVIMGYVATLNAYDMPTGKLRRIFEARGEVLPEGFTQGYGLPISVIVLAVVAIAMTVLAKKTRLGKYIFATGGNPDAAELSGINTKLLTVKVFALMGFLCGLSAVIASARLQSHANDIGTLDELRVIAAAVIGGTALSGGIGTIHGAILGALIMQSLQSGMAMVGVDAPLQNIVVGSVLVLAVWIDIQYRKRLGIRA, from the coding sequence ATGACTACGGCAGATCAGGCAAAGACGCAGGACAGCGGCGCGGGCGCGGGCAAATCCGCCTTCTCCCGGCTCGAACTCGACATGCGTCTGATGGGTATGGTGGGGGCGTTCGTCCTGATCGCGCTCACCTTCAACTTCTTCACGGACGGGCGCTTCATCACCCCGCGCAACGTCTTCAACCTGACGGTCCAGACGATTTCCGTCGCGATCATGGCGACGGGCATGGTCTTCGTCATCGTCACGCGCCATATCGACCTCTCCGTCGGCGCGATCCTCGCGATCTCCTCGGCGATCGGGGCGATGGTGCAGGCGCGCTGGCTGCCGCAGGTCGTCGGGCTCGACTATGGCAACCCCATGATCGCCCCCCTGGCGGTCCTCGCCTGCCTGGCGGTCGGTACGCTCATCGGCGCGTTCAACGGCTGGCTCGTGGGCTACCAGGGCATTCCGGCCTTCATCGTCACGCTCGGCGGGCTGCTGGTCTGGCGTTACGTCGGCTGGTACGTGACCGACGGGCAGACCATCGCGCCGCTCGACCAGAATTACAGGATCCTCGGCGGGGCCGACGGGACGCTGGGCGTCACCCTGTCCTGGGTCGTGGGCGCGCTCGCCTCCGCCGGCGCGGTCTGGGCGATCTGGAACGCGCGCCAGTCGCGCAAGCGCCACCAGTTCCCGACGAAACCGCTCTGGGCGGAATTCACCCTCGCGGGCCTCGCCATCGCGGTCATCATGGGCTATGTCGCGACGCTCAACGCCTATGACATGCCGACCGGCAAGCTGCGCCGGATCTTCGAGGCGCGCGGCGAGGTGCTGCCGGAGGGCTTCACCCAGGGCTACGGCCTGCCGATCTCGGTCATCGTGCTGGCCGTCGTCGCCATCGCCATGACGGTGCTCGCGAAGAAGACCCGCCTCGGCAAGTATATCTTCGCCACCGGCGGCAATCCGGATGCCGCGGAGCTGTCGGGCATCAACACCAAGCTGCTGACGGTCAAGGTCTTTGCCCTCATGGGGTTCCTCTGCGGCCTCTCCGCGGTGATCGCCTCCGCGCGGCTGCAAAGCCATGCCAACGACATCGGCACGCTCGACGAACTGCGGGTGATTGCGGCCGCCGTCATCGGCGGCACGGCGCTCTCCGGCGGGATCGGGACGATCCACGGCGCCATCCTCGGTGCGCTCATCATGCAGTCGCTGCAATCGGGCATGGCGATGGTCGGCGTGGATGCGCCGCTCCAGAACATCGTCGTCGGCTCCGTGCTGGTGCTCGCGGTCTGGATCGACATCCAGTATCGCAAGCGGCTCGGGATCAGGGCTTAG
- the xylF gene encoding D-xylose ABC transporter substrate-binding protein, with product MRKSMLMAATIVAAGFVTSAMAQDLTVGVSWSNFQEERWKTDEAAIKAALEEAGATYVSADAQSSSAKQLSDIEALIAQGVDALIVLAQDTQAVIPAVEMAADEEIPVIAYDRLIEDPRAYYLTFDNVEVGRMQARAVLEAAPSGNYVMIKGSPTDPNADFLRGGQQEVLQEAIDAGDITIVGEAYTDGWLPANAQRNMESILTANDNEVDAVVASNDGTAGGAVAALTSQGMAGIPVSGQDADHAALNRIALGTQTVSVWKDSRDLGRNAAEIAVELAGGTAPEDIADTVKFTTPGGVEMNAKFLEPVPVTQDNLSVVVDAGWISQEALCQGVSDGPAPCN from the coding sequence ATGCGTAAATCCATGCTGATGGCCGCCACGATCGTGGCGGCAGGTTTCGTTACATCCGCGATGGCCCAGGACCTGACGGTGGGCGTGTCCTGGTCCAATTTCCAGGAGGAGCGGTGGAAGACCGACGAGGCCGCGATCAAGGCCGCGCTCGAGGAGGCCGGGGCGACCTATGTTTCCGCCGATGCGCAATCATCCTCGGCCAAGCAGTTGTCCGACATCGAGGCGCTGATCGCACAGGGCGTGGACGCGCTGATCGTGCTCGCGCAGGACACCCAGGCGGTGATCCCCGCGGTGGAAATGGCCGCCGACGAGGAGATCCCGGTGATCGCCTATGACCGGCTGATCGAGGACCCGCGCGCCTATTACCTGACCTTCGACAATGTCGAGGTGGGCCGGATGCAGGCCCGCGCCGTGCTCGAGGCCGCGCCCTCCGGCAATTACGTGATGATCAAGGGCTCGCCGACCGACCCGAATGCCGACTTCCTGCGCGGTGGTCAGCAGGAGGTGCTTCAGGAGGCGATCGACGCCGGCGACATCACCATCGTGGGCGAGGCCTATACCGACGGCTGGCTCCCGGCCAATGCGCAGCGCAACATGGAATCGATCCTGACCGCCAATGACAACGAGGTGGACGCGGTCGTGGCCTCCAACGACGGCACCGCGGGCGGCGCGGTCGCGGCGCTCACCTCGCAGGGCATGGCGGGCATCCCGGTCTCCGGGCAGGACGCCGACCACGCCGCGCTCAACCGCATCGCGCTCGGCACGCAGACCGTGTCGGTGTGGAAGGACAGCCGGGATCTCGGCCGCAACGCCGCCGAGATCGCCGTGGAACTCGCGGGCGGCACCGCGCCCGAGGATATCGCGGACACGGTGAAATTCACCACGCCCGGCGGCGTCGAGATGAACGCGAAATTCCTCGAGCCGGTGCCGGTGACGCAGGACAACCTCTCCGTCGTCGTCGACGCGGGCTGGATCTCGCAGGAGGCGCTCTGCCAGGGCGTGTCCGACGGCCCGGCGCCCTGCAACTGA
- a CDS encoding ROK family protein translates to MPDTDHDIRRDDSALPGCGPLFPSAETGAKPNRRQIFEAVRAAGAIARVDVARQIAVSPATVTQISSDLIAAGLIVETELPRRDSDSTRGRPPVGLAVKPEAGVVVGIKISDRSNSAVVLDLAGTMLGSATLPAPPAARTTEELLDEAETVIRAALANAGTGPRRPDAVALGLPGMVDFDLGRVLWCPFATESDIPLRDLLTERLGVPVQIDNDANLLALAELWFGAGRGLDNFAVVSIEHGLGMGLVIRHQLHRGGMGHGMELGHTKVQLDGALCRCGQRGCLEAYVADYALVREAHTALNLGHQSTCADDMLETLYRQAKEGNELAKTIFNRAGRYLAAGLANVVTLFDPALILLSGERLRYDFLYAEDVLNEARALTLKPGRPPTPVEIHAWGDLVWARGAGALALDFATEMLVG, encoded by the coding sequence ATGCCCGACACGGACCATGACATACGCCGCGACGACAGCGCCCTTCCGGGCTGCGGACCCCTGTTTCCGAGCGCGGAAACCGGCGCGAAACCGAACCGCCGCCAGATCTTCGAGGCGGTGCGCGCCGCCGGGGCCATCGCCCGCGTCGACGTCGCCCGGCAGATCGCGGTCTCGCCCGCCACGGTCACGCAGATCTCCTCAGACCTCATCGCCGCCGGGCTGATCGTCGAAACGGAACTGCCGCGCCGCGACAGCGACAGCACCCGCGGCCGCCCGCCCGTCGGCCTCGCCGTCAAGCCGGAGGCGGGCGTCGTGGTCGGGATCAAGATCTCCGACCGCTCGAACTCGGCCGTGGTGCTCGACCTCGCGGGCACCATGCTGGGCTCGGCCACCCTGCCCGCCCCACCCGCCGCACGCACCACCGAGGAACTGCTCGACGAGGCCGAGACGGTGATCCGCGCGGCACTCGCCAATGCCGGAACCGGCCCCCGCCGGCCGGATGCCGTGGCGCTCGGCCTTCCCGGCATGGTCGATTTCGACCTCGGCCGGGTGCTCTGGTGCCCCTTTGCGACGGAAAGCGACATTCCCCTGCGCGACCTGCTCACCGAACGGCTCGGCGTGCCGGTGCAGATCGACAACGACGCGAACCTCCTGGCACTTGCCGAGCTGTGGTTCGGCGCCGGGCGCGGGCTCGACAACTTCGCCGTCGTCTCCATCGAGCACGGGCTCGGCATGGGCCTCGTGATCCGCCACCAGCTTCACCGCGGCGGCATGGGACACGGGATGGAGCTCGGCCATACCAAGGTGCAGCTCGACGGCGCGCTCTGCCGCTGCGGCCAGCGCGGCTGTCTCGAGGCCTATGTGGCCGACTACGCTCTTGTCCGGGAGGCCCATACCGCGCTCAATCTCGGCCATCAGAGCACCTGCGCCGACGACATGCTCGAAACCCTCTACCGGCAGGCCAAGGAAGGCAACGAGCTTGCCAAGACGATCTTCAACCGCGCGGGACGCTATCTCGCGGCGGGGCTCGCCAATGTCGTGACGCTTTTCGATCCGGCGCTCATCCTTCTCTCCGGCGAGCGGCTGCGCTACGATTTCCTCTATGCCGAGGATGTGCTCAACGAGGCGCGCGCGCTCACGCTGAAACCGGGACGGCCCCCGACGCCCGTGGAAATCCACGCCTGGGGCGATCTCGTCTGGGCGCGCGGCGCGGGGGCGCTGGCGCTCGATTTCGCCACGGAGATGCTTGTGGGATGA
- a CDS encoding CRTAC1 family protein gives MTRTGLACLALAALPGALPAQTIPQFLNQSDALPEHVYTGGWEHFVGGGVAIFDCDEDGLPELFAAGGDSPAQLMLNRSDPGGALSFAAGEMMEITGATGAYPLDIDSDGITDLAVLRVGANMLLQGVGNCSFRDATEAWGLETTDRWTTAFAAGWEGGNIRPTLFFGNYVDRSDPDGPFEACDVNELHRPTGAGYEKTDLAPGFCALSALISGGARGVQSLRLSNDRHYYVKGGYEQVYDLAADRFLDESDGWERVSLWGMGIAERDVNGDQVPDVMLTSMGDQLLQFGHADGGYEAAPFDTGTYAHRPHIGDDGRPSTGWQADWGDVDNDGRADLFIAKGNVEQMPNNAARDPNNLLQQKPDGRFREVSVAAGTASTAKSRGGGLVDLNADGLLDLVVVNRESPMELYRNVTPKAGHYLHVSLAQRGANPEAVGARVSLRTGAGVQMQELSIGGGHGSGKAVPLHFGLGAAERAEARVVWPDGETTGWVGIAPVDRWVELSR, from the coding sequence ATGACCCGCACAGGACTTGCCTGCCTCGCACTCGCCGCCCTGCCGGGCGCGCTCCCGGCCCAGACGATCCCGCAGTTCCTCAACCAGTCGGACGCCCTGCCCGAACACGTCTACACCGGCGGCTGGGAGCATTTCGTGGGCGGCGGTGTCGCGATCTTCGATTGCGACGAGGACGGGCTGCCGGAGCTGTTCGCCGCCGGCGGCGACAGTCCCGCGCAGCTCATGCTGAACCGCTCGGATCCCGGCGGGGCGCTGTCCTTCGCAGCCGGCGAGATGATGGAGATCACCGGCGCGACCGGCGCCTATCCTCTCGACATCGACAGCGACGGGATCACCGATCTCGCGGTGTTGCGCGTCGGGGCGAACATGCTGCTTCAGGGTGTCGGCAATTGCAGCTTCCGCGATGCGACCGAAGCCTGGGGTCTCGAGACGACGGATCGCTGGACCACCGCCTTCGCCGCCGGCTGGGAAGGCGGAAACATCCGGCCGACGCTGTTTTTCGGCAATTACGTCGACCGCAGCGATCCCGACGGCCCCTTCGAGGCCTGCGACGTCAACGAATTGCACCGCCCGACCGGCGCGGGCTATGAGAAGACCGACCTCGCACCGGGTTTCTGCGCCCTCTCCGCGCTGATCTCCGGTGGCGCGCGCGGCGTGCAGAGCCTGCGCCTGTCGAACGACCGGCATTACTATGTCAAGGGCGGCTACGAACAGGTCTACGATCTCGCCGCGGACCGGTTCCTCGACGAGAGCGACGGCTGGGAGCGCGTGTCGCTCTGGGGGATGGGCATCGCCGAGCGGGACGTGAACGGCGATCAGGTGCCCGATGTGATGCTGACCTCGATGGGCGACCAGCTCTTGCAGTTCGGTCATGCGGACGGCGGCTACGAGGCCGCGCCCTTCGACACCGGCACCTATGCGCATCGCCCGCATATCGGCGACGACGGCCGCCCCTCGACCGGATGGCAGGCCGACTGGGGCGACGTCGACAATGACGGGCGCGCGGATCTGTTCATCGCGAAGGGCAATGTCGAGCAGATGCCGAACAATGCCGCGCGCGATCCCAACAACCTGTTGCAGCAGAAGCCCGACGGAAGGTTCCGTGAAGTCTCCGTCGCCGCGGGCACCGCCTCGACGGCGAAATCGCGCGGCGGCGGGCTCGTCGATCTCAATGCGGACGGGCTGCTCGACCTGGTGGTGGTCAACCGCGAAAGCCCGATGGAGCTCTATCGCAACGTCACGCCGAAGGCGGGGCATTACCTCCACGTCTCCCTCGCGCAGCGCGGCGCGAACCCGGAGGCGGTGGGCGCGCGGGTCAGCCTGCGCACCGGGGCGGGCGTGCAGATGCAGGAGCTCAGCATCGGCGGCGGGCACGGGTCGGGCAAGGCCGTGCCGCTGCATTTCGGCCTCGGCGCGGCGGAGCGGGCCGAGGCGCGGGTGGTCTGGCCGGACGGGGAAACGACCGGCTGGGTCGGGATCGCGCCGGTGGACCGCTGGGTTGAGCTGTCGCGCTGA
- a CDS encoding cytochrome-c peroxidase, which yields MSRALAAALCLAAAPVLAADLSRLSLPRPATEADFLAVDPEEARLGQLLFYDPVLSGNRNISCSTCHHPRFGTSDGLSLGLGEGGVGLGPERVADPANLPEDRVPRNAPALYNLGAREYTRMFHDGRVETVDGHLRVPVEDGFFARVSGILATQAAFPVLSPDEMGGNVNESDLSKAIRKGRFSEQGGAWDIIAQRVAAIPAYRARFEAVYPEIAAGRAIHFADISNAIAAFMAFEFRADDSAFDRYLRGEADLPPEAEAGMRLFYGEAGCAACHSGTFQTDHAFHAMGQVQIGPGKTLDFERGSRDEGRFRVTGHAGDLYAFRTPSLRNVTLTAPYGHAGAYAELRGFLVAHLAPRAAFATYDRAQAVLPDLPVEDWEVMDSEADRAEILAAIAVEDRVLTAPQIDALMAFLAALEDDPDRLGIPDAVPSGLPFEK from the coding sequence ATGTCTAGGGCGCTCGCCGCCGCGCTGTGCCTCGCCGCCGCGCCGGTCCTGGCGGCGGACCTCTCCCGCCTCTCCCTGCCGCGCCCCGCCACGGAGGCGGATTTCCTCGCCGTCGATCCCGAGGAGGCACGGCTCGGCCAGCTCCTGTTCTACGATCCGGTGCTCTCCGGCAATCGCAACATCTCCTGCTCGACCTGTCACCACCCGCGGTTCGGCACCTCGGACGGTCTGTCGCTCGGCCTGGGCGAGGGCGGCGTCGGGCTCGGTCCCGAGCGCGTCGCCGATCCCGCGAACCTGCCCGAGGACCGGGTGCCGCGCAACGCGCCTGCGCTCTACAACCTCGGGGCGCGGGAATATACGCGCATGTTCCATGACGGGCGGGTGGAGACGGTGGACGGCCATCTGCGCGTGCCGGTGGAGGATGGCTTCTTTGCCCGCGTCTCCGGCATTCTCGCGACGCAGGCGGCCTTCCCGGTGCTCTCCCCCGACGAGATGGGCGGAAACGTGAACGAGAGCGACCTGTCGAAGGCGATCCGCAAGGGGCGGTTCTCGGAGCAGGGCGGTGCCTGGGACATCATCGCGCAGCGCGTCGCCGCGATCCCCGCCTACCGCGCCCGGTTCGAGGCGGTCTATCCCGAGATCGCCGCGGGGCGGGCGATCCATTTCGCCGATATCTCCAACGCCATTGCCGCCTTCATGGCCTTCGAATTCCGCGCCGACGACAGCGCCTTCGACCGCTACCTGCGCGGGGAGGCGGATCTGCCGCCCGAGGCGGAAGCGGGGATGCGGCTGTTCTACGGCGAGGCCGGCTGTGCCGCCTGCCATTCCGGCACCTTCCAGACCGATCACGCCTTTCACGCCATGGGGCAGGTGCAGATCGGGCCGGGCAAGACGCTCGATTTCGAGCGCGGCAGCCGGGACGAGGGGCGGTTTCGCGTCACCGGACATGCCGGGGATCTTTACGCCTTCCGCACGCCCTCCCTGCGCAACGTCACGCTCACCGCGCCCTATGGCCACGCGGGTGCCTATGCCGAACTGCGCGGCTTTCTCGTCGCCCATCTCGCGCCGCGCGCCGCCTTCGCGACCTATGACCGGGCACAGGCGGTGCTCCCGGATCTTCCGGTCGAGGACTGGGAGGTGATGGACAGCGAGGCCGACCGGGCGGAGATCCTCGCCGCCATTGCGGTGGAGGACCGGGTGCTGACCGCGCCTCAGATCGACGCGCTCATGGCCTTCCTCGCCGCGCTCGAGGACGATCCGGACCGGCTCGGCATCCCCGATGCCGTGCCCTCGGGCCTGCCGTTCGAGAAGTGA
- a CDS encoding TolB family protein, whose amino-acid sequence MAGRSRLMIYDFEEGHAFPVLETEREISAPNWTPDGTALLVNGEGSLYWVDLDAPELLEIDTGLCLRLNNDHGITPDGETLLFSDHTFGEGAVIWRMALGEEEADPQRVTAKSPSWFHGVSPDGTTICYTAVREGLFGIYTAALDGTGESCVIEGAHHYDGPDFSADGEWLWFNSDRTGASELWRVRRDGSGLERMTDDALVNWFPHPSPDGEKVVYLAYPEGTVGHPADMHVSLRLWRAETGQTETLVEITGGQGTINVPSWSPDGVAFAYVDHV is encoded by the coding sequence ATGGCAGGCAGATCGCGGCTGATGATCTACGATTTCGAGGAAGGCCATGCCTTTCCCGTGCTCGAGACGGAGCGGGAGATTTCCGCCCCGAACTGGACGCCGGACGGAACGGCGCTGCTCGTGAACGGGGAGGGAAGCCTCTACTGGGTCGATCTCGACGCGCCCGAGCTTCTGGAAATCGACACCGGCCTGTGCCTCAGGCTCAACAACGATCACGGCATCACGCCGGACGGGGAGACGCTTTTGTTCTCCGATCACACCTTCGGGGAGGGGGCGGTGATCTGGCGCATGGCGCTGGGGGAGGAGGAGGCCGATCCGCAGCGGGTGACCGCAAAGAGCCCCTCCTGGTTCCACGGCGTCTCCCCCGACGGGACGACGATCTGTTACACGGCGGTGCGCGAGGGGCTGTTCGGGATCTATACCGCCGCGCTCGACGGGACCGGCGAAAGCTGCGTGATCGAGGGGGCGCATCATTACGACGGGCCGGATTTCTCGGCCGATGGCGAATGGCTCTGGTTCAACTCGGACCGCACCGGCGCCTCGGAGCTCTGGCGCGTGCGCAGGGACGGTTCCGGCCTCGAGCGGATGACCGACGATGCGCTGGTGAACTGGTTCCCGCATCCCTCGCCGGACGGGGAGAAGGTCGTCTATCTCGCCTATCCCGAGGGCACGGTCGGCCACCCGGCGGACATGCATGTCTCGCTGCGTCTCTGGCGCGCGGAGACGGGACAGACGGAGACGCTTGTCGAGATCACCGGCGGGCAGGGCACGATCAACGTGCCCTCCTGGTCGCCCGATGGCGTGGCCTTCGCCTATGTGGACCATGTCTAG
- the mgrA gene encoding L-glyceraldehyde 3-phosphate reductase, whose product MSYSPDAARYERMVYRRCGRSGLKLPVISLGLWHNFGADGDPATKRAILRTAFDLGITHFDLANNYGPPPGSAETAFGEILASDFRGLRDELVISSKAGYEMWPGPYGSWGSRKSLIASCEQSLRRMGLEYVDIFYSHRFDPETPLEETMGALDTLVRQGKALYVGISSYNSERTRQAVAILEELGTPCLIHQPSYNMLNRWIERDGLKATLRELGVGSIAFTPLAQGMLTSRYLKGVPEGSRATQGKSLAPEMLSDHTVVALNKLNEIAEARGQTLAQMAIAWVLRDGGITSALIGASRPEQVIDCAGATGNLAFSPEEIVAIDAIAEEPHINLWAQSSEGHGERA is encoded by the coding sequence ATGAGCTACAGCCCTGACGCGGCACGCTATGAACGGATGGTCTATCGCCGGTGCGGAAGATCCGGGCTGAAACTGCCGGTGATCTCGCTCGGGCTGTGGCACAATTTCGGCGCGGATGGCGATCCCGCCACCAAGCGCGCGATCCTGCGCACCGCCTTCGATCTCGGTATCACCCATTTCGACCTCGCCAACAATTACGGCCCGCCGCCGGGCAGCGCGGAAACGGCGTTCGGCGAGATCCTCGCCAGCGATTTCAGGGGGCTGCGCGACGAGCTCGTGATCTCCTCGAAAGCCGGTTACGAGATGTGGCCGGGCCCCTACGGCAGCTGGGGGTCGCGCAAGTCTCTCATCGCGTCCTGCGAGCAGTCGCTCCGGCGCATGGGACTGGAGTACGTGGACATCTTCTATTCCCACCGCTTCGATCCCGAAACCCCGCTCGAGGAGACGATGGGCGCGCTCGACACGCTCGTGCGCCAGGGCAAGGCGCTTTACGTCGGCATCTCCTCCTACAATTCGGAGCGCACGCGGCAGGCGGTGGCGATCCTTGAGGAACTGGGCACGCCCTGTCTCATCCATCAGCCCTCCTACAACATGCTCAACCGCTGGATCGAGCGCGACGGGCTGAAGGCCACGCTCAGGGAACTCGGCGTCGGCTCCATCGCCTTCACCCCGCTTGCCCAGGGCATGCTGACGAGCCGCTATCTCAAGGGCGTTCCCGAAGGTTCGCGCGCCACGCAGGGCAAGTCGCTCGCGCCGGAGATGCTTTCCGATCACACGGTGGTGGCGCTGAACAAGCTCAACGAGATCGCGGAGGCGCGGGGGCAGACGCTCGCACAGATGGCGATCGCCTGGGTGCTGCGCGACGGCGGCATCACCTCGGCGCTCATCGGCGCGTCGCGGCCCGAACAGGTGATCGACTGTGCCGGCGCGACCGGCAATCTCGCCTTCAGCCCGGAGGAGATCGTCGCCATCGACGCCATCGCCGAGGAGCCGCATATCAACCTCTGGGCGCAATCTTCCGAAGGCCATGGCGAACGCGCGTGA
- a CDS encoding SulP family inorganic anion transporter, whose amino-acid sequence MSPRLRRALPILDWGAHYTAATFASDGLAALIVTIMLIPQSLAYALLAGLPAEMGLYASVLPLVAYAIFGTSCTLAVGPVAVVSLMTAAALGDMALGSPAEQAAAAVTLAFLSGLILLAMGIFRLGFFANFLSHPVIAGFITASGLLIATSQARHVLGVPASGGTLVEMLISLAAHLPAVHPPTLAIGLGAIAFLFWVRRGLKPLLVSRGVAPGLADIATKAGPVAAVAVTTALCYAFRLDTQGVRGVGEIPRGLPPLTLPQFAPSVWRDLIGAAFLISIIGFVESVSVAQTLAAKRRQRIRPDQELIGLGAANVAAALSGGYPVTGGFARSVVNFDAGAETPAAGAFTAVGIALAALFLTPLLEFLPIATLAATIIVAVLSLVDFRILKTTWTYDRADFAAVLATILLTLGIGVETGVSAGVILSVALHLYKTSKPHIAEVGRIPGTEHFRNIRRHDVLTTPEVLAIRVDESLYFANARFLEDYVLDRIAGDCAIRHVVLMCPAVNEIDTSALETLGELNRRLAEGGIALHLSEVKGPVMDRLQKSHLLRDLTGQVFLSQYAAMTALGGAPAEPA is encoded by the coding sequence ATGTCGCCCCGCCTGAGACGCGCTCTGCCGATCCTCGACTGGGGCGCGCACTATACCGCCGCCACCTTCGCCAGTGACGGGCTCGCCGCGCTCATCGTGACGATCATGCTGATTCCGCAGTCGTTGGCCTATGCGCTGCTCGCGGGCCTGCCGGCGGAGATGGGTCTCTACGCCTCGGTCCTGCCGCTCGTGGCCTATGCGATCTTCGGCACCTCGTGCACGCTGGCGGTCGGACCGGTGGCCGTGGTCTCCCTGATGACCGCCGCCGCGCTGGGGGACATGGCGCTCGGGAGCCCGGCGGAGCAGGCCGCCGCGGCGGTCACGCTCGCCTTTCTGTCGGGGCTCATCCTTCTCGCCATGGGGATCTTCCGGCTGGGGTTTTTCGCGAATTTCCTGTCGCACCCGGTGATCGCGGGCTTCATCACCGCCTCCGGCCTGCTGATCGCCACGTCGCAGGCAAGGCATGTCCTCGGGGTGCCCGCCTCCGGCGGGACGCTGGTGGAGATGCTGATTTCGCTCGCCGCGCATCTTCCCGCAGTCCATCCGCCCACGCTCGCGATCGGGCTCGGGGCCATCGCCTTCCTGTTCTGGGTGCGCAGGGGGCTGAAGCCGCTTCTGGTGTCGCGGGGTGTCGCACCGGGCCTTGCCGATATCGCGACAAAGGCGGGGCCGGTGGCGGCGGTGGCGGTGACGACGGCGCTCTGCTACGCCTTCCGCCTCGACACGCAGGGGGTGCGGGGCGTCGGGGAGATTCCGCGCGGGCTGCCGCCGCTGACCCTGCCGCAGTTCGCGCCTTCGGTCTGGCGCGATCTCATTGGCGCGGCCTTTCTCATCTCGATCATCGGGTTCGTCGAGTCCGTCTCCGTCGCGCAGACGCTCGCCGCCAAGCGGCGCCAGCGCATCCGGCCCGATCAGGAGCTCATCGGCCTCGGGGCGGCGAATGTGGCGGCGGCCCTGTCGGGCGGTTACCCGGTCACGGGAGGTTTCGCGCGCTCCGTGGTGAATTTCGACGCGGGGGCGGAAACACCGGCCGCCGGGGCCTTCACCGCCGTCGGCATCGCGCTTGCCGCGCTGTTCCTCACGCCGCTCCTCGAGTTCCTTCCCATCGCGACGCTCGCCGCCACGATCATCGTCGCGGTGCTCTCGCTCGTCGATTTCAGGATCCTGAAAACCACCTGGACCTATGACAGGGCCGATTTCGCCGCCGTCCTCGCGACGATCCTGCTCACCCTCGGGATCGGCGTGGAGACGGGCGTTTCCGCCGGGGTGATCCTGTCCGTCGCCCTGCATCTCTACAAGACATCGAAGCCGCATATCGCCGAGGTCGGGCGCATCCCCGGCACCGAGCATTTCCGCAACATCCGGCGCCACGACGTGCTCACCACGCCGGAGGTGCTTGCGATCCGCGTCGACGAAAGCCTCTATTTCGCCAATGCCCGCTTCCTCGAGGATTACGTCCTCGACCGCATCGCCGGCGACTGCGCGATCCGCCATGTCGTGCTGATGTGCCCGGCGGTGAACGAGATCGACACCTCGGCACTCGAGACGCTCGGGGAGCTGAACCGGCGGCTGGCGGAGGGGGGCATCGCGCTGCACCTGTCGGAGGTGAAGGGCCCGGTGATGGACCGGTTGCAGAAATCGCATTTGCTTCGCGATCTGACGGGGCAGGTGTTTCTCAGCCAATATGCCGCGATGACGGCCCTTGGCGGCGCGCCCGCAGAGCCGGCCTGA
- a CDS encoding TIGR01244 family sulfur transferase — protein MDFNRINDRLTVSGQITPEEIAILAEKGFTTIIDNRPDAEIGPEHGSETMAAAAQEAGLAFAYLPIVPGQFTPDLIAEMGRLIDEAEGPVYAYCRSGTRSTTAWALSRAGNLAPEEILKQAAGAGYDLSAIAALLAR, from the coding sequence ATGGATTTCAACAGGATCAACGACCGTCTGACCGTCAGTGGCCAGATCACGCCGGAGGAGATCGCCATTCTTGCCGAGAAGGGCTTCACCACGATCATCGACAATCGCCCCGACGCGGAAATCGGGCCGGAGCACGGCTCGGAGACGATGGCGGCGGCGGCGCAGGAGGCGGGGCTCGCCTTTGCCTATCTGCCGATCGTTCCGGGCCAGTTCACGCCGGATCTCATCGCGGAGATGGGGCGGCTGATCGACGAGGCCGAGGGGCCGGTCTATGCCTATTGCCGGTCGGGCACGCGCTCGACGACCGCATGGGCCCTGTCGCGCGCCGGCAATCTGGCGCCGGAGGAGATCCTGAAACAGGCGGCGGGTGCCGGCTACGATCTGAGCGCCATCGCCGCGCTGCTGGCCCGCTAG